The following are from one region of the Mustela lutreola isolate mMusLut2 chromosome 7, mMusLut2.pri, whole genome shotgun sequence genome:
- the SKIC8 gene encoding superkiller complex protein 8, translated as MTNQYSILFKQEQAHDDAIWSVAWGTDKKENSETVVTGSLDDLVKVWKWSDERLDLQWSLEGHQLGVVSVDISHTLPIAASSSLDAHIRLWDLENGKQIKSIDAGPVDAWTLAFSPDSQYLATGTHVGKVNIFGVESGKKEYSLDTRGKFILSIAYSPDGKYLASGAIDGIINIFDIATGKLLHTLEGHAMPIRSLTFSPDSQLLVTASDDGYIKIYDVQHANLAGTLSGHASWVLNVAFCPDDTHFVSSSSDKSVKVWDVGTRTCVHTFFDHQDQVWGVKYNGNGSKIVSVGDDQEIHVYDCPV; from the exons ATGACCAACCAG TACAGCATTCTCTTCAAGCAAGAGCAAG CCCATGATGATGCCATCTGGTCAGTCGCCTGGGGGacagacaagaaagaaaactccGAGACAGTGGTCACGGGGTCCCTGGATGACCTGGTGAAGGTCTGGAAATG GTCTGACGAGAGGCTGGACCTACAGTGGAGCCTGGagggacaccagctgggtgtggTGTCTGTGGACATCAGCCACACACTGCCCATTGCCGCATCCAGTTCACTCGATGCGCACATCCGCCTCTGGGACTTGGAGAACGGCAAACAGATAAAGTCTATAGATGCAGGACCTG tgGATGCCTGGACTTTGGCCTTTTCTCCTGATTCCCAGTATCTGGCCACAGGAACTCATGTGGGGAAAGTGAACATTTTTGGTGTGGAAAGTGGGAAGAAGGAATATTCTTTGGACACAAGAGGAAAATTCATTCTTAGTATTGCATAT AGCCCCGATGGGAAGTACCTGGCCAGTGGAGCCATAGACGGGATCATCAACATTTTTGATATTGCAACTGGAAAGCTCTTGCACACGCTGGAAG GCCACGCTATGCCCATCCGCTCCCTGACCTTCTCCCCGGACTCTCAGCTCCTTGTCACCGCTTCCGACGACGGCTACATCAAGATCTATGACGT ACAACATGCCAATCTGGCCGGCACACTGAGCGGCCACGCGTCGTGGGTGCTGAACGTTGCCTTTTGTCCCGATGACACACACTTCGTTTCCAG TTCGTCCGACAAAAGTGTGAAAGTTTGGGACGTCGGAACGAGAACGTGTGTGCACACCTTCTTCGACCACCAGGATCAG GTCTGGGGAGTAAAATACAACGGAAATGGCTCAAAAATTGTGTCCGTGGGCGATGACCAGGAAATCCATGTCTACGATTGCCCTGTGTAA